The following proteins come from a genomic window of Corynebacterium crudilactis:
- the atpB gene encoding F0F1 ATP synthase subunit A — protein MKGEFHAPDLDKEFFPGHVTDNGEVVNMLFTDFANGWFAMDRIVLIRLLMTALVVVFFLWAMRKPKLVPHGVQNFAEYALDFVRIHIAEDILGKKEGRRFLPILATIFFAALLMNLATIIPGLNISPNSRIAFPIVMAVAGYIAFIYAGSKRYGFFKYVKSSIVIPNIPPALHILVVPIEFFSTFILRPVTLALRLMANFLAGHIILVLLFSATNFFFFQFNGWTVMSGVTILMSVLFTVYELIVIFLQAYIFALLVAVYIELSLHADSH, from the coding sequence ATGAAGGGCGAATTCCACGCCCCCGATTTGGACAAAGAATTTTTCCCGGGGCACGTAACCGATAATGGTGAAGTCGTGAACATGCTGTTCACCGATTTTGCTAATGGTTGGTTCGCAATGGACCGCATCGTATTGATCCGTCTGCTTATGACGGCACTCGTTGTGGTCTTCTTCCTTTGGGCTATGCGTAAGCCAAAGCTTGTCCCGCATGGCGTCCAGAATTTTGCAGAGTACGCACTTGATTTCGTTCGTATTCACATCGCTGAAGACATCCTCGGAAAGAAGGAGGGTCGTCGGTTCCTGCCGATCCTGGCCACCATCTTCTTCGCGGCCCTTTTGATGAATCTTGCAACGATTATCCCGGGACTAAACATCTCACCTAACTCACGTATTGCATTCCCAATCGTGATGGCGGTAGCTGGTTATATCGCGTTTATCTACGCAGGTTCTAAGCGTTACGGTTTCTTCAAATATGTGAAGTCATCGATCGTGATTCCGAACATTCCACCAGCACTTCATATTTTGGTGGTTCCAATTGAGTTCTTCTCTACATTCATCTTGAGGCCAGTCACCCTGGCACTGCGTTTGATGGCCAACTTCCTAGCTGGTCACATCATCTTGGTTCTGCTTTTCTCCGCAACGAACTTCTTCTTCTTCCAGTTCAACGGATGGACAGTAATGTCCGGCGTAACCATCTTGATGTCAGTACTCTTCACGGTCTACGAGCTCATTGTTATCTTCCTTCAGGCATACATCTTTGCTCTGCTGGTTGCTGTTTACATTGAACTTTCACTCCATGCGGATTCTCACTAG
- a CDS encoding ATP synthase F0 subunit C — translation MNEIILAQDATESTITGLGAVGYGIATIGPGLGIGILVGKALEGMARQPEMAGQLRTTMFLGIAFVEALALIGLVAGFLF, via the coding sequence ATGAACGAGATCATCCTGGCACAGGACGCAACTGAGTCCACCATCACCGGCCTTGGCGCTGTCGGCTACGGCATCGCAACCATCGGACCAGGCCTCGGCATTGGCATCCTGGTTGGTAAGGCACTTGAGGGCATGGCACGCCAGCCTGAGATGGCCGGACAGCTCCGCACCACCATGTTCCTGGGCATTGCATTCGTTGAGGCCCTGGCACTGATCGGCCTCGTTGCTGGCTTCCTGTTCTAA